One Lycium barbarum isolate Lr01 chromosome 5, ASM1917538v2, whole genome shotgun sequence genomic window carries:
- the LOC132639265 gene encoding uncharacterized protein LOC132639265: MTRLTQKEVPFQWSYGCEESFQRLKALLTAAPILALPVEGKDYSVYCDASRIGLGVVLMQEGKVITYASRQLKVHERNYPTHDLELLTVVFALKIWRHYLYVVRCEVFTNHRSLQHVFTQRDLNSRQRRWMELLKYYDITILYHLSKANVVKDALSRKAESIGSLARFTVFERPLAMVVQTLANRLVRLDLSHSGRVFSCLETRSSLLEEIRTSQFEDPQLCKIRDKVLRGEAKEVVLDSEGVTYNAERLAKIYIREIVLLHEVPISIMSDRGTQFTSHFWQTLQAELGTQLDLSTAFHPHTDGQSERTIQEKLRAAQSRQKMYVDQKVRDMAFMVGEQVLLKVSPMKGIMRFGKRDKLSPRYISPFEILRRIGEVSYELALPPGLSGVHPVFHISMLKKYHSDWSYIIHWDSVLLDENLSYEEEPIAILDRQVRKLRTKEIASVKVQWKDCPVEEATWETEADMRSRYPQLFGGSFFLTNDRKKISVALEFEQFQWFGEFVP; the protein is encoded by the exons ATGAcaagattgactcagaaggaggttCCCTTCCAATGGTCTTATGGTtgcgaggagagctttcaaaggcTCAAGGCTTTGTTGACTGCGGCTCCGATTTTGGCActgcccgtggagggcaaggactactctgtttattgtgatgcatctcgtATTGGTTTGGGcgttgtgttgatgcaggagggcaAGGTCATCACCTATGCCTCTAGacagttgaaggttcatgagagGAACTACCCTACGCATGATTTAGAGTTGTTGACAGTGGTTTTTGCCttgaaaatctggaggcattatttatatgtgGTCCGTTGTGAGGTGTTCACTAATCATCgtagtttgcagcatgtgtttaCTCAAAGAGATCTAAATTCCAGGCAACgtagatggatggagctcctaaaATATTATGATATTACCATACTTTACCATCTAAGTAAGGCGAATGTGGTGAaagatgccttgagtcgcaaggcggaGAGTATAGGTAGCTTGGCGAGATTTACAGTGTTTGAGCGTCCCTTAGCCATGgtggttcagactctggctaaccgTCTTGTCCGATTGGATCTTTCACATTCGGGTCGGGTATTTTCTTGTCTTGAGACGAGGTCTTCTCTCTTGGAGGAGATTAGGACTAGCCAGTTTGAGGACCCTCAGTTATGTAAGATTCGTGACAAGGTGTTGCGAGGTGAGGCTAAGGAGGTTGTGCTTGATAGTGAGGGG GTTACTTATAATGCGGAGAGGTTGGCtaagatctacattcgtgagaTAGTGCTGTTGCACGAGGTTCCTATTTCTATTATGTCCGATCGAGGCACTCAatttacttcccatttctggcAGACCTTGCAGGCAGAATTGGGTACTCAGTTGgatcttagtactgcatttcatccccATACTGACGGACAGTCCGAAAGGACTATCCAg gaaaagcttcggGCAGCCCAAAGTAGACAAAAGATGTATGTGGATCAGAAGGTCCGAGATATGGCGTTTATGGTGGGGGAGCAAGtcttgttgaaggtttcacccatgaagggtatcaTGAGATTTGGGAAAAGGGATAAGTTGAGTCCCAGGTATATCAGCCCATTTGAGATCCTTCGTCGTATTGGCGAGGTTTcatatgagttggccttgccaccTGGCCTGTCAGgtgtccatccagtttttcatattTCTATGTTGAAGAAATACCATTCAGACTGGTCTTATATCATTCACTGGGATTCGGTGTTGCTAGATGAGAATCTgtcatatgaggaagagcctatagcAATATTAGATAGGCAGGTTAGAAAGTTGCGGACCAAAgaaatagcctccgtgaaagttcAATGGAAGGATTGTCCggtggaggaagctacttgggagaccgaggcaGATATGCGGAGTAGATACCCTCAGTTATTTGGCGGTTCAT TTTTTTTGACAAATGACCGCAAAAAGATCTCAGTAGCCCTGGAATTTGAACAGTTCCAGTGGTTTGGTGAATTTGTACCTTAG